The region ATACGTTCCCGGACCTTGTACACACCGCCCGTCAAGCCATGGGAATTGGGGGGACCTGAAGGTCGGTATGATAGCCGGGCAAGGGTAAACTCGGTGACTAGGGCTAAGTCGTAACAAGGTAGCCGTACCGGAAGGTGCGGCTGGAACACCTCCTTTTTGGAGCCGGTTCGTGTACTGCCACGGCGTACATGGAGGGGTTGAGTCAAGTGCTGGCGTTTGTTGAGGACATTGTCGACTCTTTGGAGCCGACAAGCTGTTCTTTGACCTACAGGGAGAGATGTATAGCCGGTAAAACGGGTATACGGATAAAACAGATTGACTTTCGGGTCAATCGAGTTATGAGTAGAGACATCAACGAGTAGACTACGCGTATAGATACGCAGCAAAAGGGCGTCTGGGGGATGCCTAAGGCTTCTGATGGCGATGAAGGACGTGGCAAGCGACGAAACGCTTAGGGGACCCGCTGGCAGGGGCTGATCCTAAGGTGTCCGAATGGGGCAACCCATCATGTTGAAGACATGATACCCTACGGGGGGCAAACGCGGAGAACTGAAACATCTAAGTACCCGCAGGAAGAGAAAACAATTGTGATTCCCTGAGTAGTGGCGAGCGAACGGGGAACAGCCCAAACCAGTTACGTTACGGCGTAGCCGGGGTTGTAGGACCCGACATCAAATCAGCAATCGAACGGAAAGCGCGTGGGAAAGCGCACCAGAGAGGGTGAGAGTCCCGTACCGGTCAGGGCGTTGGTGGGTTGGGGATCCTGAGTAGGGGGGAACCGGAGAAATTCCCTCTGAATTTGCCGGCACCATCCGGTAAGGCTAAATACAATCAGAAGACCGATAGCGCAGAGTACCGTGAGGGAAAGGTGAAAAGTACGGGGAGTACCCGGGTGAAATAGAACCTGAAACCAGGCGCTTACAAGCGGTTGGAGCTACCAGTGTGTAGTGACAGCGTGCCTTTTGCATAATGAGCCTACGAGTAACCGTCACTGGCGAGGTTAATCACGTAGACGTGAGGATCCGAAGCGAAAGCGAGTCTGAACAGGGCGCTGAGTCAGTGGGGGTTGACGCGAAACTTGGTGATCTACCCGTGGCCAGGCTGAAGGGGTGGTAACACACCGTGGAGGGCCGAACCGATAAGCGTTGAAAAGCTTCCGGATGAGCTGCGGGTAGGGGTGAAAGGCCAATCAAACTGAGAAATAGCTCGTACTCTCCGAAATGTTTTTAGGAACAGCGTTACGTGTTACTGTCTGTGAGGTAGAGCGACCAACAGGATGCGGGGGAGTCACATCCTACCAACTTCTGATGAACTCCGAATGCGCAGAGAGGTGCGTGGCAGTGAGGGGCAGGGTGCTAAGGTCCTGCTCCGAGAGGGGAACAACCCAGACCATCAGCTAAGGTCCCTAAGTGTGTGCTAAGTTGAACAAAGGCGGTCCGGCTGCTGAGACAGCCAGGAGGTTAGCTTGGAAGCAGCTATTCCTTTAAAGAGTGCGTAACAGCTCACTGGTCGAGCGGGGCGGGCGTCGATAATAAACGGGCATCAAGCACATCACCGAAGCTATGGACCTATACTTTGAGTATAGTGTGGTAGGAGAGCATTCCATGGGGGGTGAAGTTGTGGTGTGAGCCATGGTGGACCGCATGGAAAAGCAAATGTAGGCATAAGTAACGAGAATGAGGATGAGAACTCCTCACACCGAAAAGCTAAGGTTTCCTCCGCGATGGCAGTCATCGGAGGGTTAGTCGGGGTCTAAGGAGCAGGCGAAGGCCGGGATCTGAGGGGGAAGTGGTTAATATTCCACTACTATCTATACAGGCAATATCCATGACGGAGTGCCGGAGGTGTTACGTCCTGACGGAATAGGGCGTTGAGATGAGGCTTCGGCTGAGTCGAAGCACTGAAGGGGCTTCCAAGAAAAGTGGTGCGCGTTAAGCGTATGGATACCCGTACCGTAAACCGACACAGGTAGCTGGGAAGAATATTCTAAGGTGCGCGAAAGAATCATGGTTAAGGAACTCGGCAAAATTACCCTGTAACTTCGGGATAAGGGGGGCCTACCTGGCAACAGGAGGCTGCAGAGAAGACGCCCAGGCGACTGTTTACCAAAAACACAGGACTCTGCCAAAATGAAAGTTGACGCATAGGGTCTGACACCTGCCCGGTGCTGGAAGGTTAAGGGGGGAGCTTAGTGGGTAACTGCGAAGGTTTGAACTGAAGCCCCAGTAAACGGCGGCCGTAACTATAACGGTCCTAAGGTAGCGAAATTCCTTGTCGGGTAAGTTCCGACCTGCACGAATGGTGTAACGATCTGGGCACTGTCTCAACCATGAGTTCGGTGAAATTGTAGTAGCGGTGAAGATGCCGCTTACCCGCCACGGGACGGAAAGACCCCGTGCACCTTTACTACAGCTTAACATTGAATGCCGGTCAGGCATGTGTAGGATAGGCGGGAGGAGTTGAAGCGGTGTCGCCAGGCATCGTGGATCCAACCTTGAAATACCGCCCTTGGCTGACTGGCGTTCTAACCGCGAGAGTGGGACGGTGTTTGGTGGGTAGTTTGACTGGGGTGGTCACCTCCGAAAGGGTAACGGAGGTTTCCCAAGGTTGGCTCATACCGGACGGTAATCGGTAGGGGAGTGCAATAGCAGAAGCCAGCTTGACAGTGAGGCCTACAAGCCGATCTGGGACGAAAGTCGGGTATAGTGATCCGGTGGTTCCGCATGGAAGGGCCATCGCTCAAAGGATAAAAGGTACGCCGGGGATAACAGGCTGATCTCCCCCAAGAGCTCACATCGACGGGGAGGTTTGGCACCTCGATGTCGGCTCGTCACATCCTGGGGCTGGAGAAGGTTCCAAGGGTTCGGCTGTTCGCCGATTAAAGTGGCACGCGAGCTGGGTTCAGAACGTCGTGAGACAGTTCGGTCCCTATCTGTGGTGGGCGTGGGAATACTGACGGGATCTGTCCTTAGTACGAGAGGACCGGGATGGACTCACCGCTGGCGGATCGGTTGTTTGGCCGCAGGCACGGCCGAGTAGCTACGTGGGGAACAGATAAGCGCTGAAAGCATCTAAGTGCGAAACTGGCCTGAAGATGAGTGTTCCGGTATAAAGGGGTGTTGTAGACGACGACGTTGATAGGCGGCAGGTGGAGGTGGTGAGAGCCATAAAGCCGAGCCGTACTAATGACCCCGGAAGCGTGTTTAGTACTGCGCTGTATTCGAATGTTGATGAGTATGCTTAGGACATAAGGTTAAGTATCCAGATCTCTCTCTGTAGGAACAAAGACAACAAAGATATTGACTGGCAACAGTCGAAAGAGTCAATTAGGTTGGTGTAGTTTAGGCGGGTGTTCACCTCTACCATTTCGAACAGAGCCGTTAAGCCCCGTACTGCCGATGGTACTGCTGTCATAAGCGGGAGAGTAGGAAGATGCCACCTATTGAAACAGCGAAAGCCGTTCACCTAGTGAACGGCTTTTTGCGTTTAAGCGGGTTTTAGCTACGAGTAGAAATCCATACCCAATCTTTTTGTACATTAGTCTTTTCAACTCCCCTTGCCCTAAAAATGGCTATCTTCAAACTTCAAATCAACGGCCGTAGTTACCAGGCTGATGTCGAACCTGACACTCCGCTTCTTTGGGTGCTACGCGATAATTTTGGATTAGTGGGCACAAAGTACGGGTGTGGTATAGCTCAATGTGGAGCTTGTACTGTACACCTGAACGGTGAAGCCACACGCGCTTGTGTACTACCCGTTTCTGCGGTAGGTAAATCGAAAGTTACTACTATTGAAGGGTTATCTGAGGCTGGGACTCACCCTGTTCAACAAGCTTGGGATACAATGGATGTACCTCAGTGCGGTTATTGTCAGGCTGGGCAGATCATGACGGCAGCAGCACTACTAAAACGTAACCCAAAACCTAGTCAAGCTGAAATTGACGAAACCATGACCGGTAATATCTGTCGGTGTGGAACGTATCACCGTATCCGGGAAGCCGTCAAACTGGCGTCTATGTCTTCTCCTGCTGGAACTACTAAATCCCCGAAAACAAAATAGTGATGCAAACGATAGAGCATTCAAGTAGAAGAGGCTTTTTAAAAATAGCTGCGGCTACCGGTGGCGGACTTATTTTAGGGTTTAACTGGTTTGAATCAGAGGCCGCAACGGCAAGTGCAGCTGGTGTACCAGTCGCAGCAGGGGCTGACTTTAACAGTTACCTGTCTATCAATCCCCAGGGTATAATTACTATACTCTCTCCAAATCCAGAAGTCGGGCAAGGTATAAAAACCGCTTTCCCGATTATCGTAGCAGAAGAGTTGGATGCCGACTGGACTAAAGTAGTTGTAGAGCAGGCTCCCCTTGACACAAAGAAGTTTGAACGGCAGGTAGCCGGTGGTAGCGGATCAATCCCTCACTCTTGGGAACGACTACGGAAAGCAGGCGCTACGGCCCGACAAATGTTGGTAGGGGCGGCTGCTAAGCGATGGAGCGTTCCGGGCTCGGAATGCACAACCGAAAAAGGGTTTGTTATTCATTCCGCCAGTAACCGGAAACTCAGTTATGGTGAACTCGCTACAGAAGCGGCTCAATTGCCCGTTCCTACCGATGTAAAGCTCAAAGCTATAAAAGATTTCAAGCTCATTGGCAGTACGGTTAAAAACGTTGACAACCCGAAAATAACAACCGGTAAGCCTTTATTTGGGCTTGACTTCTACCGTGAGGGGATGTTGTTCGCCATGCTTCAACGTCCGGCATTTGGGTATAAGCTTAAATCCCTCAATGCTGAAGCCGCCAAAGCAATGCCGGGCATTGTGAATGTAGTGACGTTTGATAACAATGTGGCTGTGGTTGGAAAATCGACCTGGCAGGTTAAGAAAGCTAAAGACGCTCTGAAAATTGAATGGGAAAAAGCCGATGCGTTAGAAAGCACGACAGACCATAATCGCTTATTCAAGGAGTTATTAGATAGTTCTAACACCACGGTCCGCCGGAAAGATGGTGACGTTGATACTGCGTTCAAAAATGCCGCCAAGGTTGTGAAGGCCGAATATCAATGCCCGTTCTTGTCTCATGC is a window of Spirosoma linguale DSM 74 DNA encoding:
- a CDS encoding (2Fe-2S)-binding domain protein (PFAM: [2Fe-2S]-binding domain protein; ferredoxin~KEGG: scl:sce3337 [2Fe-2S]-binding protein), which codes for MAIFKLQINGRSYQADVEPDTPLLWVLRDNFGLVGTKYGCGIAQCGACTVHLNGEATRACVLPVSAVGKSKVTTIEGLSEAGTHPVQQAWDTMDVPQCGYCQAGQIMTAAALLKRNPKPSQAEIDETMTGNICRCGTYHRIREAVKLASMSSPAGTTKSPKTK